GAGCCGTTTGCCGCCCGATGCCCGAGGCCGCGCCGGTAATAAAGATGGTCGGTTTTGAAATCATTGTGGTTTCCTCCTGGATTCTTTATAGCAGGTTGCTCTTGTCCAAAAGATCATTCTGGTACGGTCAAGGGTCACAGTGCGTCTCTTATTCGCATCCCACCACGGCCGGCAGTTCACCAAGATCATGGATGAAGCCGTATGCCGGATAATTTACAAACCGTTCTTTCGGGGTCTCGCCGGAAAGGACAGCGACAAATGGAACATTTGCGCGCATCGCGGTCTCCGCGTCGATGATACTGTCCCCGACGTACAGCGAGTGCGCCCTGTTGCTCCTCAACTGCCGGATCGCGCCCAGCAAGCCTTCAGGATTGGGCTTGTACGCCGAAACATCTTCTCCTCCGACGATCACTTGAAAGTACTGCAGGATTTTTTCGCGCTCGAGTATCGGGCGTATCCTGAAGCGGCCTTTCGTCGAAACGATGCCCAGAACGATTCCGCATTTGCTCAATTTCTCGAGCGTCTCCGGGACGGAAGCAAAGAGGATTGTCTTGGACTCCATT
This genomic interval from Candidatus Abyssobacteria bacterium SURF_5 contains the following:
- a CDS encoding HAD family hydrolase, translated to MEPPKNKGFLQIFDQTQAQSVQNEFEAILFDFDYTLVDSSAAITECIGFAFRELGLPEASAGKAPQIIGLPLHEMFLRLVGADHVEKLEEFVHLYRRRADEVMESKTILFASVPETLEKLSKCGIVLGIVSTKGRFRIRPILEREKILQYFQVIVGGEDVSAYKPNPEGLLGAIRQLRSNRAHSLYVGDSIIDAETAMRANVPFVAVLSGETPKERFVNYPAYGFIHDLGELPAVVGCE